CGTCGTTGCGGATCGTGGTGGCACTTTTCGTATTGACGATTCCGGACGCGGTTTTTGTAACGGCGCTTTTTGCCACCGCGCTGTTGGCAACGGATTTGACGACGGCAGGCGTCCGCGCGGACGAGCCGGTCACTTTCGCGTTCGAATTGAGGGCGCGGCCCGCCTGTGTGTTCGCGTTAGGCGCGGCCGGCTTCGGCGCGGCCAGTTTGGGTGCTGCCGGCCTGCCCGTTTTCGCACCGCGCGCATCGCCGGCGCGCGCGTCGGCCCGGCGCGGCTCACGCACCAGGTCTTCGAGTCCAAGCGGAAAGCGCTTTGCGCGCTCGCCGGTCATGAAGTCCCGCTCCCGGCGCGCACCCAGTCGCACGCCGTGGGCAGCATCGCCGTATCGGTGAGATCGAGTTGCAGCGGCGTGATCGACACGAAGCCGTTCGCCACTGCATGGAAGTCGGTGCCTTCGCTGGCATCGCGCGCACTGCCCGACGGCCCGATCCAGTAGATCGGCTCGCCGCGCGGGTTGGTCTGGCGGATCACCGGCTGCGACGGATGCCGCTTGCCGAGACGCGTGATGCGCCATTCGCGCAGCTGCTCGTAAGGCAGGTTCGGAATGTTGACGTTCAGCAACGGATGGCCGGGCAACGGACGCTCGAGATAATGAGCGACGATTTCCGCCGCGACGCGCGTCGCGTCTTCGAGATGCACCCAGTCCTTGTCGACAAGCGAAAAGGCGATGGCGGGCACACCGAACATGATGCCTTCCGTGGCTGCCGCGACGGTGCCCGAGTACAGCGTGTCCTCGCCCATGTTCTGACCGTTGTTGATACCCGACACGACGAGGTCGGGCGTATGGTCGAGCATGCCCGTCAACGCGATGTGGACGGAGTCGGTCGGCGTGCCGTTCACGTAGTAGAAGCCATTCGCCGAGCGCAGCACGGAGAGCGGCCGCGACAGCGTCAGCGAATTCGACGCGCCGCTGCAATTCTGTTCGGGAGCCATCACGGTGACATCGGCGAGTGGCTTCAGCGCTTCGTAAAGCGCAGCAAGGCCTGGCGCCAGATAACCGTCGTCGTTGCTGAGTAGGATTCGCATCCGGCGATTGTAACCGAGGAAACAAGGCACGCGAACGACACACAGAGCCCGTGCATGCCTATGCTTTCAAGCATCGTGCGACGTGTTATGCAGCAAGTCGAAAGCGCACGGTCGTTCGCGCTTGCTTTACACTGGTTCGCTGCGGCATGCGCGTTGCAAAGACCGACGCAAGCCCGACGCAACCACGGACACAAGCCGGGAGCACGCTTATGAAGCATGCATGAACCCGCGACGCTTGCCACGCACACTTATCGATGGGAGACACGATGCGCGCAATCCGCTGCAACCAGTACGGCCCGCCTGAAACGCTGAGCATCGAAGAGTTGCCCGATCTCGTGCCGCAAGCCGGCCAGATCGCGATCGACGTGAAAGCGGCGAGCGTCAATTTCCCCGACGTGCTGATCATCCAGAACAAGTATCAGTTCAAGCCGCCCCTGCCCTTCACGCCCGGCGCGGAAGTGGCGGGCATCGTGCGCGCCGTCGGCGATGGCGTCACGCAGTTCCGGCCCGGCATGCGCGTGATCGCCTACACGCAGCAAGGCGGTTTCGCCGAGCAGGCCGTCGCCGACGCGGCCGCGTGCGTGCCGCTGCCCGACGACGCCGATCTCGAAACGGCCGCCGTCTTCACGCTTGCATACGGCACGTCGCATCACGCGGTGGTCGATCGCGCGGCGTTGAAAGCAGGCGAAACGATGCTCGTGCTCGGCGCGGCAGGCGGCGTCGGCCTCGCTGCCGTCGAAATCGGCAAGGCGCTCGGCGCGCGGGTGATCGCCGCGGCATCGAGCGACGAGAAACTCGCGATCTGCGTCGCGCACGGTGCGGACGCAACCATCAACTACGCGACGGAAGACCTGCGCGAGCGCATCAAGGCGCTCACGGACGGCAACGGCCCCGACGTGATTTACGACCCCGTCGGCGGCAGCTTCGCGGAACCCGCGTTTCGCAGCATCGGCTGGCGCGGGCGTTATCTCGTCGTCGGCTTCGCGAACGGCGAGATTCCGAAGCTGCCGCTCAATCTCGCGCTGCTGAAAGGCGCGAGCATCGTCGGCGTGTTCTGGGGCGATTTCGCGCGACGCGAACCGCAACGCAATGCGGCCGCCTTTCAGGAAATGCTCGGCTGGATTCGTGAATGCAAGCTCAAGCCGCTGGTGTCGGCGCGCTATCCGCTCGAAGACACGCCGCGCGCACTCAACGACATGGCGCAACGTCGCGTGCTCGGCAAGATCGTGATCACGCCCTGAGCTTCGTAAGCCCAGAATGTGAAAACGGCGCGTGGCCCTTGCAAGGCCACGCGCCGTTTTCTTATCCGCCGTGAAACGCGATCAGAGTTTTTCCGTCTCACCGCTCTTCGGCTGCCACTTCATCAGACGCTTCTCAAGTGCGCCGACGATCGCATCGAGTATCAGCGCAAAAGCCGTCAAGACGAGAATGCCGGCGAACACGGTGTTGATGTCGAACGTGCCTTCGGCCTGCAGAATCAGATAGCCGACGCCGCGCGCCGAGCCCAGATACTCGCCGACCACCGAGCCGACGAACGCCAGGCCGACGGACGTATGCAGGCTCGAAAACACCCAGCTCATCGCGCTCGGCAGATAGACGGCGCGCAGCAGCTGCTTGCGGTTCGCGCCGAGCATGCGCGCGTTTGCGAGCACGACGGGGCTCACTTCCTTCACGCCCTGATAGACGTTGAAGAACACGATAAAGAACACCAGCGTCACGCCGAGTGCGACCTTCGACCAGATGCCGAGCCCGAACCACACGCCGAAAATCGGCGCGAGAATCACGCGCGGCATCGAGTTCGCGGCCTTGATGTACGGATCGAACAGCGCGCTCGCGAGCGGCGACAGCGCGAGCCACAAACCGACGCCCAGCCCCAGCACCGTGCCGAGCGCGAATGCGAGCACCGTCTCGATCAGAGTGATCCACAGATGCAGATAAATCTCACCGGACGCGAACCATTCCCAGATTCGCACCAGCACTTTCTGAGGTTCACCGAAGAAGAACGCGGCCTTGTTCGGATCGTCGAAGTAGAACGCGGGGAGCAGCGTCGGGCTCGTCAGCACGTACCAGAGCACGAAGCACAGCACGAGCAGCAGCCATTGCCAGATCGCGAGGTTCGCGCGGTTGGGGCGCAATGCTTTCCACATCTCAGTTGCCCTCCGGCGCGACCGACAGTTGCTGTTGATATCCCTTCAAGACTTCATCGCGCAGCACGCTCCAGATTTGCGCATGCAGTTCGACGAAACGCGGATGCGTGCGCACTTCGGCGACGTCGCGCGGACGCGGCAGATCGATCTTGAACTCGCCGATGGGGTGCGTGCCCGGCCCCGCCGACAACACGACGACGCGATCCGACATCGCGATCGCCTCGTCCAGATCGTGCGTGATGAACAGCACGGCCTTGCGCTTCGCCGCCCACAGATCGAGCAGCTCGTTTTCCATCAGCTGGCGCGTCTGGATGTCGAGCGCGGAAAACGGCTCGTCCATCAGGATGATGTCGGGATCGAGAATCAGCGTCTGCGCCATCGCGACCCGCTTTCGCATGCCGCCCGACAATTGATGCGGATAACGGTCCCCGAAGCCGCCGAGGCCGACGCGCTTGAGCCACTCATCGGCGCGCGCAAGCGCTTCCGCGCGCGGCACGTTGTGGAACGACAGGCCGGCCAGCACGTTGTCGAGCGCCGAGCGCCACGGCATCAGCGCATCGGCCTGGAACATGTAGCCCGCGCGGCGGTTGATGCCCTTCAGCTTTTCGCCGAACACCGTCACCTCGCCCGACGACGGTTCGAGCAGTCCCGCGCCGACGTTCAGCAAGGTCGACTTGCCGCAGCCCGTCGGGCCGACGACGGACACGAACTCGCCCGGCGCGATGCGCAGCGTCGTGTCCTTGACGGCGGTGTAGCGTTGCCCGCGCTTCTCGCGCGACGCAAACGTGCAGGTGATGTTTTCGAGCGCCAGGGCGGCAACGGTCATCGTTCGGCTCGCTTTGTTTCGATGCTTCGGTGGTTCTGTGTGGAGGCGTTCGTGGCACGCGCGTGCGCATGCCATCGAACGCAAAGCCGGGCGAATGGCACCCGGCACGGTTCGCGATTTCAGTCGCGCAGGCGCGTTACGCCTTGACCGTCGCGAGCGCCTTCTTCACGAAGTCGTTCGTCCACGCCTTCGACAGATCGATCGTCTTGCCCTTCATCGTTTCGTCGAAAGCCTGCAGCGTTTTGAGTGAAGTCGCGGGCCCGTCGGCGGGCATCAGGCCGTCGGGCGACATCGCCTCTTTCACGTGCTGCCACGAATCCAGATACAGCGCGCGATCGCCGAGCAGATACGACTCCGGCACGGTGTTGATCAGCTCGGTGCCCGTCGCCGTCTGCAGCCACTTGAGCGCGCGCACCATCGCGTTGGTCAACGCCTGCGTCGTGTTCGGATTCTTGGTGATGAACGATTGCGACGCGTACAGGCAGCCGGCCGGCATGTTGCCGCCGAACACCGTGTGCGTGTCGTTGAGCGTGCGCGTATCCGACACGACGCGAATTTCGCCCGAACGCTCGAGCTTCGTCATCACCGGGTCGAGATTGGCGAGCGCGTCGATCTGGCCCGACTGCAGCGCGGCAATCGCGCCCGCACCCGCGCCGACGCCGATGAACGCGACATCCTTCGCGGTCAGCCCGGCTTTCGCGAGCACGAAGCTCGCCATGATCGACGTCGACGAACCGGGGGCCGTCACGCCGATCTTCTTGCCCTTCAGATCAGCGATCGACTTGTAGTTCGGCATCGTCTTCTTCGACACGGCCAGCACGATCTGCGGCGCGCGCCCTTGCAGCACGAATTCGCGGAAGTACTGGTTCTTCGCCTGCAAAAGAAGCGTGTGTTCGAACGCGCCGGACACGACGTCCGCGCTGCCGCCGACAGCCGCCTTCAACGCCTGCGAGCCGCCCGCGAAGTCGGAGATTTCGACTTCGAGCCCTTCGTCCTTGAAGAAATTGCGGCGCTCGGCGATGGTGAGCGGCAGATAGTAGAAAAGGTTTTTGCCGCCGACGGCGATCGCGACTTTCGACGTCTCCAGCTTGCTTTGTGCGAACACGAGCGGCGAGCCGACGAGCGATGCGCCTGCGAGTGCCGCCGAGCCTGCGAGGAAGCTTCTTCGTTGCATGGTCCTGTCTCCGGTTTTTTGTTCTGTTGCGGGCTGGTGCGCCCGTCTACGCGCCGTCTGCGCTAGTGTGCCCGTCCGTTACACGATCTGTTGCGCGTGCAACCTTGCGATGTGGTCCGCATCATAACCCAGCGTTTGCAGAACTTCATCCGTATGTTCACCCAGTTCCGGCCCCAGCCAGCGCGTCTCGCCGGGCGTCTCCGAGAGCTTCGGCGTGACGTTCGGCAGCGTGATGTCGCGGCCGTCCTGCCACTTGAACGTCTGGATCATCTGACGCGCGACGTATTGCGGATCGGTGAACATGTCGGCGACGCTGTAGATGCGGCCGACGGGCACGTCGGCGGCGTTGAGCACGTCGAGCGCTTCGTCGATCGTGCGGTCGGCGAGCCACGCGGCGATCGCGCCGTCGATTTCCTGCGTGCGCGGCACGCGGCCGTCGTTATGCGCGAGCGCGGGATCGTTGGCGAGATCGTCGCGATCGATTGCGATCATCAGCCGCCTGAAAATGGGATCGCTGTTGCCGCCGATCACAATGCTGCCGTCGCGGCACGGATACGTATTGGACGGCACGATGCCCGGCAGCGACGCGCCCGTGCGCTCGCGCACCATGCCGTACACGCCGTATTCGGGCACCACGCTTTCCATCATGTTGAAGACGGCTTCGTACAGCGCGACGTCGACGACCTGCCCTTTGCCGCCGTTCGCCTGCTTGTGATGCAGCGCCATCAGCGCGCCGATCACGCCATGCAGCGCCGCGATCGAATCGCCGATCGAAATGCCGATACGCGGCGGCGGCAGATCCGGATAGCCGGTGATGTGACGCAGCCCGCCCATCGATTCCGCGATCGCGCCGAAGCCCGGCCGGTCGCGATACGGCCCCGTCTGGCCATAGCCCGAAAGCCGCACCATCACGAGGCCTGGGTTTTCCGCCGACAGCACGTCGTAGCCGAGCCCGAGCTTTTCGAGCAGCCCTGGCCGGAAATTCTCGACGACGATATCCGCTTCCTTCGCGAGCTTGCGGACGATTTCCTTGCCTTCGTCGGCCTTGAGATTGATCGTCACCGACTTCTTGTTGCGCGCCTGCACGGCCCACCACAACGACGTGCCGCCCACCTCGGGATAGAGCTTGCGCCACTTGCGCAGCGGATCGCCGCCCTTCGGATCTTCGATCTTGATGACATCGGCACCGAACTCGCCGAGAAAGCGCGCGGCGAACGGGCCCGCGATCAGCGTGCCGAGTTCGAGCACCTTGACGCCCGCAAGCGGGCCTGCGGGTTTGCCGTTCTGCGTGGTGGAAGTCGATGCGCTCATGTGTCTCCTGATCTTGTTGTGTCGGACAGACCGCGTTCGCTGCGTGCAGATGCGCTACATCGTGCGTCTGTCGAGCATCGCGCGCGCGATCGTGCCCGCGTCGACATATTCGAGTTCGCCGCCGACAGGCACGCCGCGCGCCAGCCGCGTGACGGACAGGCCGCGCGCCTTGAGCGTCTGGCCGAGATAATGCGCGGTGGCTTCGCCTTCGTTGGTGAAGTTGGTCGCGAGCACGACTTCCTTGACGACGCCGTCTGTCGCGCGCTTCACGAGGCGGTCGAAATGGATTTCCTTCGGACCGATGCCGTCGAGCGGGCTGAGGCGCCCCATCAGCACGAAATACAGGCCGCGCCAGGTCATCGTCTGTTCGAGCATGATCTGGTCGGCGGGCGTTTCGACGACGCACAGCAAGGTCGGATCGCGCTCGGTGTCGCTGCAGACCTCGCAGATTTGCGCTTCCGTGAAGGTGTTGCACTTCTCACAGTGCTGAAGATGCTCGGTCGCGAACAGCAGCGAGCGACCGAGCTTTTCGGCGCCGTCGCGGTCATGCTGCATCAGGTGATACGCCATGCGCTGCGCGGACTTCGGACCGACGCCGGGCAGCGCGCGCAGCGCTTCGACGAGCGCCGACAAGGCGGAAGGTTGTTTCATGCTGGTACGGCGGCGTCGATCGGAGAGAGGTTGAATCGCGTGGTGTCGCGGCGCGTCGGGCCGCGCCGTTCGGTCATGAATGACCGACGCGCGGACATGACGTCATGCCCGCGCGCGACACATGCTGCGCGATTAGAACGGCAGTTTGAAGCCCGGCGGCAACGGCAGGCCGGACGTCATGCCGCCCATTTTTTCCTGCGCGGTGGCTTCCGCCTTGCGCACGGCGTCGTTGAACGCAGCAGCGACGAGGTCTTCGAGCATGTCCTTGTCGTCGGCGAGCAGGCTCGGATCGATCGACACGCGGCGCACGTCGTTCTTGCAGGTCATCGTCACCTTGACGAGGCCCGCGCCCGACTGCCCCTCGACTTCGATCTGCGCGAGTTGCTCCTGCATCTTCTTCATGTTCTCTTGCATCTGCTGGGCCTGCTTCATCAGCCCGGCGAGTTGGCCTTTCATCATGGACTTGCTCCTTCGTGATAGTTGATCGGTTGGGCGCGTGCGCGTCGGCGAAATGAGCGGCGCGCCCGGAAATCAGTGGGCCGCGCTCTGGCCGCCTTCGGCGCCCGGCATCAGCGGACGGACCGAGCCCGGCACGATGCTCGCGCCGAATTCGCGGATCAGCGACTGCACGAACGGATCGGAACCGATTTCGCGTTCGGCTTCCTGCTGGCGTTTGGCGCGCTCGATCGAATCGAGCACGGCGGCCGTGCGCTTGACGGGGCCGAGCTCGACCTGTACGTCGATCTCGGTGCCGAGGCGCTCGGCGAGCGCCGCCTTGAGCTTCGCGATTTGCGCGGGCTCCGTGTAAAGCTGGACCGCCACGTTGAGCTTCAGCGTCTTGCCGTTGACGGCCATCAGCTCGCTGTTGAAGGCGAGCTGATACGAGATGCCTTTCAGCGGCAACGTGACGGCAAGCGTCGGCCAGTCGCCGTCGAAGCCGATCTCGTTGAGCGGCACGGCGGGCGGCAGCGTACGGATGTCGACGGCGGGTGCGGCTGCGGGCGCGGACGCCTGGCTCCGGCCGACGAGCATGTCGTCGGGACCGCTGTCGAAGACGGGCACGAAGTTGTCGTCGGACGGCGCAAAGAACGCATCGTCCGACGATGCGGGCATGTAGTCGTCGGGCGGAATGTCTTCCCACGGCGGAACAGCCGATGCGCCCTGCGGCTGCGCGGCACGAGGCGTCGGCGTGCGTGCGGCGCTTTCCTGTTGCGCGGCGGCTGCGGCGCGGCGCGCGGGATCGGGCGTCGGCACGCGCACGGCGACGCGCGGCGCGGCCGATTTGGCGGGCGCTGCGGGCGTCGCGGCTGCCGCGGATGTGGATGCAGCCGAACGGCCGCGATCCGTCGAAACCTTATTGCCTGCGCTACGCAGCACGTCGAGCGCGGCGCTCGCACCGCCCGCGCGACGCGGCGCGGCTGCGGGCTGCGTAGGAATCTCGTCTCGCGGCGCTGGTTTTTCCTGGGGCTCCGACGACGCCTCGACGTTCGCGGACAACGGCGTCACGGCGTCATCGACAGGCGCGGCTTCGATTTCAAGTGCGACGGGATCCGCGACCTCAGGCGTCTCGCGGACAACTTGCGGCTGAACAGGCACCGGTTCGGCCTTCGGTGTCGGTACCGCGCGCGGCGCAGTTGCATCGCTCGCGCGAGCTTGCGGCGCAGCAGCGACGGGCGCACCCGTCGAGCGCTTCGCGCCCGCGGCAGGCACCGTCGAACGTCCAGCCGGCGTCACGCCCCCGCCTCCGCCGCCATTCGGTGCGGGTTCGAATGCGAGCATGCGCAGCAGCGTCATCGTGAAGCCGGCGTATTCGTCGGGCGCGAGACCCAGTTCGCTTCGGCCGATCGTCGCGATCTGATAGAACAGTTGCACCTGCTCGGGACTCAGCGCATCAGCGAAACGGCGCAGATCGCCGGCTTCCGGCCATTCTTCCAGCACCGACGACGGCGAGAACTGCGCCCACGCGATCTTGTGCAACAGGCTCGCGAGATCCTGCAGCGCCGTCGAGAACGACAGGCTGCGCAACGCCATCTCGTCGGCAACCGACAACACGGCTGTGCCGTCGCCCGCGACGAGCGCGTCGAGCAAACGGATCAGATAGCTTTGATCGAGCGCACCGAGCATGCCGCGCACGGCTTCTTCCGTAACCTGGTTCGCCGAATACGCAATAGCCTGATCGGTCAGCGACAGCGCATCGCGCATCGAACCGTCCGCGGCGCGCGCAAGCAGACGCAACGCCTGCGCTTCGTGCGGAATGTGCTCTTCGCCCAGAATGCGTTCGAGATGCGACACGATATGCCCTGCCGGCATCTGCTTCAGGTTGAACTGAAGACAGCGCGAGAGCACCGTGACGGGAATCTTTTGCGGATCGGTCGTGGCGAGGATGAACTTGACGTGCGGCGGCGGCTCTTCCAGCGTCTTCAACATTGCGTTGAATGCGTGGTTCGTCAGCATGTGCACTTCGTCGATCATGTAGACCTTGAAGCGCGCATCGACGGGCGCGTACACCGCGCGTTCCAGCAACGCAGCCATTTCGTCGACGCCGCGATTGCTCGCCGCGTCCATTTCGACGTAATCGACGAAGCGCCCTTCATCGATCTCTCGACACGCGCGACACACGCCGCAAGGCGTGGACGTGACGCCCGTCTCACAGTTGAGCGCCTTCGCGAAGATCCGCGACAGCGTCGTCTTGCCGACGCCCCGCGTGCCGGTAAACAGATAGGCGTGGTGCAGACGGCCGCCGTCGAGCGCGTGCGTGAGCGCGCGCACCACGTGCTCCTGTCCGACGAGCGAAGCGAAATCCTTCGGCCGCCATTTGCGTGCGAGAACTTGATAGGTCATCCGGAAATTGTATCAGCAACGCTGACGCGAAAAGACGAATCGATTGCGTGCCCGCGCAAGGCGCGACAACGCTTTGACGGTTCATTGTATTTCGCTAAGGAAGCGATAGAGGAACGCCGCGTTTCGACCGACGCTGATGAAGAATGAAACCGGGGAATGAGACAGAGAAAGACAGACAAGAAGAAAGGAAGGTGACGAGCCCGACCCTCGGCACTGGCGGAAAACGGCTGTGGCTGCTTCGTTCCCGACCTGACCAGGTTGACCGCCCCTCCATGCGAGGAGGCCCGTCACGACACATTCTAACATCGGTCGATCCGCCACGCGAGAGGCTCACGGAGAAAAGCTGAAGAAATCCTGCATGAGCCTTCATCGCCGCCCTCTTGTGTTCGCGCTCACGAACTCCAGATAGGTAGCGTAACGAGGGCGATGCCGCGCTCCGCATGTCGGAAGACAACCGGCCGATCAGGCAAGGCGCGGCACGAAACCCTACTGTCGGAATGCGTACTATCACGACGGGCAACGCATAGCAATTTAGGCTAAACTGACGTTCAAGTGATCCGCAAAGCCAAGCCAGCCCGCCCTCTCGAAGGTGTCCCCACGATACTTCCCGCGACGGCTTTCATGGTTTGTCCTGTGGCAAAGCGAACGGAAGGTTTTCTGATTTTGTTGTATCGTGGCGGGCATTCAAAGCAGGCCTCGAACCCAAAGAGGTATTCACACAAATGAGCGAACACATCAAGCATATTAGCGACGCGTCGTTTGAACAGGACGTCGTCAAATCCGACAAACCCGTGCTGCTCGACTTCTGGGCAGAATGGTGCGGCCCGTGCAAGATGATCGCGCCGATCCTCGACGAAGTTGCGAAGGACTACGCTGATCGCCTGCAGATCGCCAAGATCAATGTCGACGAACACCAATCCACGCCCGTCAAGTTCGGCGTGCGCGGCATCCCCACGCTGATTCTCTTCAAGAACGGCGCGGTCGCGGCACAGAAGGTCGGTGCATTGTCGAAGTCGCAGCTCACCGCATTCCTCGACGGCAACCTCTGATCTGCATACGCGGATAGCGCGCAAACTTTGCGCGCTGCCCGGCTCGCCGAAGTGCTTCGATGTGTCATGAAGTCGTGCATCGAGCGAGCCGCATGATTCTTGTTGTCGCCGGACAACATTGACAACAAGAATCATGCGTCGACACGAACCGGCCGCGCAGGCTGGTTTTGGCGTGTGCTATGCTAGAATCCATAAAACGTCGAAAAGACGAGTAAGTCCTTGAGCGGTTCCGCTCACTTCTCCTCCCAGATTTCATTTCAGGTCGCACCTTCTCTGCGGGTTCTCCGTATGCATTTATCCGAGCTTAAGACTCTGCACGTGTCCCAATTGATCGAGATGGCCAATGGCCTCGAGATCGAAAGTGCCAACCGCCTGCGCAAGCAGGAGTTGATGTTCGCCATTCTAAAAAAACGCGCCAAAACGGGCGAAACCATCTTCGGTGACGGCACGCTCGAAGTGCTGCCGGACGGCTTCGGTTTCCTGCGCTCGCCGGAAACCTCGTATCTCGCGAGCACGGACGACATCTACATCAGTCCGTCGCAGATCCGCCGCTTCAACCTGCATACGGGTGACACGATCGAAGGCGAAGTCCGCACGCCGAAGGACGGCGAGCGCTACTTCGCGCTGGTGAAGGTCGACAAGGTCAACGGCCAGCCGCCGGAAGCCTCGAAGCACAAGATCATGTTCGAGAACCTGACGCCGCTGCACCCGAACAAGGTGTTGCTGCTCGAACGTGAAATGCGTGGCGAAGAGAACGTCACGGGCCGCATCATCGACATGATCGCGCCCATCGGCAAAGGCCAGCGCGGCCTGCTCGTCGCGTCGCCGAAGTCCGGTAAGACCGTGATGCTTCAGCACATCGCGCATGCCATCAAGCAGAACCATCCGGACGTGATCCTGTTCGTGCTGCTGATCGACGAGCGTCCTGAAGAAGTGACGGAAATGCAGCGTTCGGTGGCGGGCGAAGTGATCGCGTCGACGTTCGACGAACCGGCCGCGCGTCACGTGCAGGTCGCCGAAATGGTGATCGAAAAGGCGAAGCGCCTCGTCGAAATGAAGAACGACGTCGTGATTCTGCTCGACTCGATCACGCGTCTCGCACGTGCGTACAACACGGTCGTGCCGGCGTCGGGCAAGGTGCTGACGGGCGGTGTCGATGCCAACGCGCTGCAGCGTCCGAAGCGCTTCTTCGGCGCGGCGCGCAATATCGAGGAAGGCGGTTCGCTGACCATCATCGGCACGGCGCTGATCGAAACGGGCAGCCGCATGGACGACGTGATCTACGAAGAGTTCAAGGGCACGGGCAACATGGAAGTGCACCTCGAACGCCGTCTCGCGGAAAAGCGCGTCTATCCGTCGATCAACCTGAACAAGTCCGGCACGCGTCGCGAAGAACTGCTGATCAAGCCCGAGATCCTGCAAAAGATCTGGGTGCTGCGCAAGTTCATCCACGACATGGACGAAGTCGAAGCCATGGAATTCCTGCTCGACAAGATCCGCCAGACGAAGAACAACGCCGAATTCTTCGACATGATGCGTCGCGGCGGCTAAGCGCCCCACTACGTTTCATCCGCGAAAACGCCTGCTGGAAAGCGGGCGTTTTTCTTTTGTGCGCTTCTTTTTTGCGCGCTTCGCTTCGCGCCTGCTCGTGGGCGAATGCCGAGCCGATACGTTTATCTATAATGCTTCACGCCGATCAGTGAAGCCGACATGCCCAACGCCGACTCTCCCACTCTGCTCACCGTGCGCGACGCCGCCGAGCGTCTGAACGTCACGCCACGCACGCTCAAATACTACGAAGAGCGCGGCCTCGTCACGCCCAGCCGCAGCGAAGGCCGCTATCGTCTTTACGACGAAGACGACCTCGAACGTTTCTCGCGCATCCTGCGTCTGCGGGCGCTCGGATTTTCGCTCGCGGGGATCACCGAAATGCTGAAGCGTCCGCTCGAAAACACGGAAAGCGGTCGACGCGGTTATTCGATGGAATCGTTGCAGCAGATACGCGACGGTCTCGCGCAGCAGGTCGAATCGCTCGATGCGCGGATCGAATCCGTGCAGCGCGAACTGAAGGAAGCGCAAAAGCTGAAAGCCGAACTGAGCGACGATCTCGATTACGTGCAGCGGCGTCTCGCGGGCGAAAGCGCCGACGATTTGATCCAGAAACGGCGCGCCGCAGCGGCCGCATCGAAACGCGGCGCGGGGAAAAGCACGAAGGCGTGAGCGA
This genomic interval from Paraburkholderia sabiae contains the following:
- the surE gene encoding 5'/3'-nucleotidase SurE, yielding MRILLSNDDGYLAPGLAALYEALKPLADVTVMAPEQNCSGASNSLTLSRPLSVLRSANGFYYVNGTPTDSVHIALTGMLDHTPDLVVSGINNGQNMGEDTLYSGTVAAATEGIMFGVPAIAFSLVDKDWVHLEDATRVAAEIVAHYLERPLPGHPLLNVNIPNLPYEQLREWRITRLGKRHPSQPVIRQTNPRGEPIYWIGPSGSARDASEGTDFHAVANGFVSITPLQLDLTDTAMLPTACDWVRAGSGTS
- a CDS encoding NADPH:quinone oxidoreductase family protein gives rise to the protein MRAIRCNQYGPPETLSIEELPDLVPQAGQIAIDVKAASVNFPDVLIIQNKYQFKPPLPFTPGAEVAGIVRAVGDGVTQFRPGMRVIAYTQQGGFAEQAVADAAACVPLPDDADLETAAVFTLAYGTSHHAVVDRAALKAGETMLVLGAAGGVGLAAVEIGKALGARVIAAASSDEKLAICVAHGADATINYATEDLRERIKALTDGNGPDVIYDPVGGSFAEPAFRSIGWRGRYLVVGFANGEIPKLPLNLALLKGASIVGVFWGDFARREPQRNAAAFQEMLGWIRECKLKPLVSARYPLEDTPRALNDMAQRRVLGKIVITP
- a CDS encoding ABC transporter permease; protein product: MWKALRPNRANLAIWQWLLLVLCFVLWYVLTSPTLLPAFYFDDPNKAAFFFGEPQKVLVRIWEWFASGEIYLHLWITLIETVLAFALGTVLGLGVGLWLALSPLASALFDPYIKAANSMPRVILAPIFGVWFGLGIWSKVALGVTLVFFIVFFNVYQGVKEVSPVVLANARMLGANRKQLLRAVYLPSAMSWVFSSLHTSVGLAFVGSVVGEYLGSARGVGYLILQAEGTFDINTVFAGILVLTAFALILDAIVGALEKRLMKWQPKSGETEKL
- a CDS encoding ABC transporter ATP-binding protein, with amino-acid sequence MTVAALALENITCTFASREKRGQRYTAVKDTTLRIAPGEFVSVVGPTGCGKSTLLNVGAGLLEPSSGEVTVFGEKLKGINRRAGYMFQADALMPWRSALDNVLAGLSFHNVPRAEALARADEWLKRVGLGGFGDRYPHQLSGGMRKRVAMAQTLILDPDIILMDEPFSALDIQTRQLMENELLDLWAAKRKAVLFITHDLDEAIAMSDRVVVLSAGPGTHPIGEFKIDLPRPRDVAEVRTHPRFVELHAQIWSVLRDEVLKGYQQQLSVAPEGN
- a CDS encoding ABC transporter substrate-binding protein, giving the protein MQRRSFLAGSAALAGASLVGSPLVFAQSKLETSKVAIAVGGKNLFYYLPLTIAERRNFFKDEGLEVEISDFAGGSQALKAAVGGSADVVSGAFEHTLLLQAKNQYFREFVLQGRAPQIVLAVSKKTMPNYKSIADLKGKKIGVTAPGSSTSIMASFVLAKAGLTAKDVAFIGVGAGAGAIAALQSGQIDALANLDPVMTKLERSGEIRVVSDTRTLNDTHTVFGGNMPAGCLYASQSFITKNPNTTQALTNAMVRALKWLQTATGTELINTVPESYLLGDRALYLDSWQHVKEAMSPDGLMPADGPATSLKTLQAFDETMKGKTIDLSKAWTNDFVKKALATVKA
- a CDS encoding CaiB/BaiF CoA transferase family protein; amino-acid sequence: MSASTSTTQNGKPAGPLAGVKVLELGTLIAGPFAARFLGEFGADVIKIEDPKGGDPLRKWRKLYPEVGGTSLWWAVQARNKKSVTINLKADEGKEIVRKLAKEADIVVENFRPGLLEKLGLGYDVLSAENPGLVMVRLSGYGQTGPYRDRPGFGAIAESMGGLRHITGYPDLPPPRIGISIGDSIAALHGVIGALMALHHKQANGGKGQVVDVALYEAVFNMMESVVPEYGVYGMVRERTGASLPGIVPSNTYPCRDGSIVIGGNSDPIFRRLMIAIDRDDLANDPALAHNDGRVPRTQEIDGAIAAWLADRTIDEALDVLNAADVPVGRIYSVADMFTDPQYVARQMIQTFKWQDGRDITLPNVTPKLSETPGETRWLGPELGEHTDEVLQTLGYDADHIARLHAQQIV
- the recR gene encoding recombination mediator RecR gives rise to the protein MKQPSALSALVEALRALPGVGPKSAQRMAYHLMQHDRDGAEKLGRSLLFATEHLQHCEKCNTFTEAQICEVCSDTERDPTLLCVVETPADQIMLEQTMTWRGLYFVLMGRLSPLDGIGPKEIHFDRLVKRATDGVVKEVVLATNFTNEGEATAHYLGQTLKARGLSVTRLARGVPVGGELEYVDAGTIARAMLDRRTM
- a CDS encoding YbaB/EbfC family nucleoid-associated protein, translated to MMKGQLAGLMKQAQQMQENMKKMQEQLAQIEVEGQSGAGLVKVTMTCKNDVRRVSIDPSLLADDKDMLEDLVAAAFNDAVRKAEATAQEKMGGMTSGLPLPPGFKLPF